In the genome of uncultured Paludibaculum sp., the window TCTGGCTGACAACGTCGCACCCCATCATTGCGCTGTTTCTCGTCATCGGATTCCTGTTTGTCTTTGTTTGGTTGGCCGGCCGCATCTGGAGACTGTTGCGCAGCGGATTGCAGCGCTTGCGGCGCTGGTCCATGGCCTAGGTAGACTGAAGTTGCCGATGCCCGAACCTACTGTGCTCTCTCTCGCCCCACAACCGGCCCTGGTGATGCGTGCTCGAACTGCTCCGGATCAGATTGCGGCCGCGCTCACCCACTGTCTGCCCGCTGTCTGGAACTGTGCGGTGGAGCGTGGCGCCACGATCTCAGGAGCGCCTTTCACGCGATACCTGAACTTCGATGACCAGGGGCTCATGGAGATCGAAGTGGGTATGCCGGTGCTGGAGGCCGTGGAGGGACGGGACCCCGTTCTGGCCGTGGAGTTGCCGGGCGGCCCTTGCGCCACTCTGGTGCATGAAGGTGCCTACGAACGGCTGCCCGCCACGCATATGGCCCTGGATGAATGGTTGGAGTTGAACCGGCGGCAACCGGCAGGACCGCGGTGGGAGTCTTACGTGACAGATCCGGGCAACACACCGGATCCCTCGAACTGGCGAACCCTGTTGGCTCAGCCTGTGGTGCCCGAGTAGGCGGCAGGCCCGGCGCGGACCTTACAATTCTTCACATCCCGGCGCTACTCCCTCTTCGACCGGACCTCGTCCAACGAGCTAGAGGTATGTGCCGTGGTCCACATTGTTGCGATGTTGCTGCATCTCGCATTCGTACCGAGTCCGGAGTTTGAGGCGGCGGTGCAGGCAGAGCTGAACGCGATCTACGAGTCGACCCCTGTCAGGTTTCAGGTGATGGTCGAGCGCGAAGGGATGCATCTGGGAGCCGTCAGCGACGTCGTGTATGTGGACGCGAGCGGGGCCTGCATTGCGAGGTCGCCGTGGGCCGGCGGGGCGCTGGCGAGCACCGAGAGCGTCGACGGAGTGTTGAAGCCGCTAATGACGGTGGACTGCGACAAGCTGGCAGCCTATGTCGGATATCCGCCGGCCATTCCCAAGGCCCTGGCGCGGGTGCTGGCACACGAGATGCTGCACTATCTGTTGCAGGAGCCGCATCATGCTTCGGAAGGGTTGTTTCGAGCCTCACTGTCACGAGCCAAGCTCATTGATGGCGTCACCGTGTTGAGGGCCTCGGAGACGAACCGGGTGAAGGCGCGATTGACCGGCAGCCTCTGATTGATGCAGCGAGGGATGGAGGTAACGAATCTATACGCCGTAGTGCTGTCTCGCGGCAGATCTGGTTACCATAGGGACAGATCCAACAGAGGAGCGTTATGGCTGAACCAATTTCCGAGATTGGCCTCATTGGCCTCGCTGTCATGGGCCAGAATTTTGCCCTGAATGTCGCTGACCACGGCTTTCCGATTTCGGTCTACAACCGGACCACGGCCACTATGGAGAAGTTTGTCGCCGAGAACCCCAACACTCCGGGTGGACTGCATGGCTTCGCGACGCTGGGGGACTTCGTCGCTTCGCTGAAGCGGCCGCGACGCGTGATGATTCTCGTGAAAGCGGGCGCCGGAACGGATGCCGTGATCAACGGGCTGATTCCACTGCTGGAGAATGGCGACATCATCATCGATGGCGGAAACGCGAACTGGAACGACACCATCCGGCGGGAAAAGGATCTGAAGGCCAAGGGGCTGCGATTCATCGGCTCGGGTGTCTCGGGTGGTGAAGAAGGCGCGCGCTTCGGCCCGTCGCTCATGCCCGGCGGCGACCCGGCGGCCTATGAGTTCATTCGTCCCATCTGGGAGGCGGTGGCCGCCAAAGTGGATGAGGAGTCGGGCAAACCGCTGGAAGGCGCCGCGCCGGGCAAGCCGATTGCCGGCGGAGTGCCGTGTACCACCTACATCGGGCCGGACGGGGCAGGGCACTACGTCAAGATGGTGCATAACGGCATCGAGTACGGCGATATGCAGATGATCTGCGAGGCCTACGCGCTGATGACGGGGGTGCTGGGCTACAGCGCTCCAGAGTGCGCCAAGGTCTTTGCCGAGTGGAACAAGGGCGTGCTGGACAGTTTCCTGATCGAGATCACCGCCGACATTCTGGGGCAGGCGGATCCGGTGACGGGCAAACCGATTGTCGATGTGATTCTTGACACGGCCGGTCAGAAGGGAACGGGCAAGTGGACATCGGTGAGCGCCCTCGACATGGGCGTGCCGGCACCGACCGTGGCCGAGGCCGTGTTTGCCCGCTGCATCTCGGCGGTGAAGGAAGAGCGGGTGGCGGCGGCCAAGATCCTTAGTGGTCCCACCGGCAAGTTTGACGGCGACAAGGCTGCCATGGTGCAGGCGATTCACGACGCGCTGTACTGCTCAAAGATCTGCTCCTACGCCCAGGGCTTCCAGCTCATGCGGGAAGCGCAGAAGGAGTACAAGTGGACGCTGCATTTCGGCGAGATCTCGATGATCTGGCGCGGCGGCTGCATCATCCGGGCGCGTTTCCTGCAGAAGATCAAGGAAGCGTACGACCGCGACGCTCAACTCGCCAATCTACTGCTCGATCCTTACTTCAAGAGTGAAATCGACCGCTGCCAGGACAACTGGCGCAAAGTGGTATCGGCAGCCGCGACGTATGGCGTGCCCGCCCCGACGTTCTTCTCGGCGCTGGCCTACTACGACAGCTACCGGGCACCCCGTTTGCCGGCGAATCTGCTGCAGGGCCAGCGGGATTTCTTCGGCGCCCACACCTACGAACGAGTGGACCAGCCGCGCGGTAAGTTCTTCCACATCGATTGGCCGGAACCCGCGCGGCCGCAATTGGATATCTGATCCGCGCCCGGGCTGACTTCAATACGGATGTGGTGCGGCGCGTGGTGCGATAACATGTCAAGCATCACTCACTGAGGAGCCGGGCTGGGATGCGGGCTATCTGGATCATTGCTGTATTGCCGGGCGTGTTGTTTGCGGGCAGCGCGAAGCCGGTCGATTTCGACCGCGAAGTGCGGCCCATTCTGTCGGACAAGTGCTTCAAATGCCACGGTCCCGACGAGCAGACGCGCAAAGCAGGGCTGCGGTTCGACGACCGCGAAAGCGCATTCGGCAAAGGCGTCATAACGCCCGGCAATTCGGCGGAGAGCAAGCTCTACAAGCGGGTCAGCCACGAGAAGAAGGGCATGCGGATGCCGCCGCCCACCTCCGGCATGACGCTGAACGAAAACGAGATCGCGTTGATCAAGCGCTGGATCGACGAGGGTGCGAAGTGGGAGACGCACTGGGCTTACCAGGCTCCCAAGCACCCGACGCCGCCTGTGACCAAGCGCAAAAACTGGGCCAGGAATCCCATCGATTCGTTCCTGTTGGCCAAGCTGGAGAGCGAAGGACTGCCGCCCTCCCCGGAGGCCGCAAGGTCGACTCTGATCCGGCGCGTCACGTTCGACCTCACAGGGCTGCCGCCGACGCCGGCCGAGGTGGCGGCGTTCCTTAAGGACAAGTCTCCGGACGCCTACGAGAAGGTGGTGGATCGCCTGCTCGCGTCGCCCCGCTATGGCGAACGTATGGCGATGCAGTGGTTGGATCTGGCTCGTTACGCCGACACACATGGCTATCACATCGACTCGCATCGTGACATGTGGCCGTGGCGCGACTGGGTGATTTCGGCTTTCAATCGCAACCTGCCCTTTGATCAGTTCACACTGTGGCAACTGGCCGGCGATCTGCTGCCGAACGCGACGCGCGAGCAAAGGGTGGCCACCGGCTTCAACCGCAATCACATGATCAATTTCGAAGGCGGTGCGATCCCGGAAGAGTATCAGGCCGAGTATGTGGCCGATCGCGTGGAGACCACCTCGAACGTCTGGATGGGCACGACCCTGGGCTGCGCCAAGTGCCACGACCACAAGTACGACCCCATTCGGCAAAAAGACTTCTACCGCTTCGGCGCCTTCTTCAACACATTGAATGAGAAGGGCCTGGATGGGCAGAAGGGCAACGCCGAGCCGCTGTTGGAGCTGCCCGACGAGACACAGGGTCGGCAACTGGCCGAGCTGAAACAGACGCTGCAGGCGCGCATGGACCAACTGCCGCCGGAGGACCTCATGGTCGCGCAGTGGGCCTGGGAAAAGGCCAGCTTCGACAACGCGAATCCGGTCTCGCCCACAGAAGGGCTGCGGGCTTGGTATGAGCTCGACGGCAATCTGACGGACATCAGCGGGCATTTCCGTAATGGCCGGGTGTTGAAGGGCGACATCGTATACGCCGGTGGCGGTCCGGTGAATCGCGCGGCCGATATCGATGCGTCGACGCAGATTCGCTGGCCGGCCGGGGTACTGGAGCCAGGCAAGCCGTTCACGCTTGCGTTCTGGTTCCGCATCGGCCGTCAGAAAGAGTCGAAGATGTTCCAGCAGTTGGAGGGACAGAAGGGCTTCGAGGTCGGCTTCGGTAGTCCTGAGACGCTGCCGCGCCTGCGCCGTGGGCATCACCTGGAGGTGCGCTGGTTCGACGGACCGGCGAAGGAGTACCAGGTGCGGTCGGACGAGTGGATTGAGCAAGGCCGGCTTTACCATGCGGCTGTGGTCAGTGACGGTAAGCAGGTGAGCCTGTTTCTTGATGGTGAACCAACCAAGCTGATCGTCGAGAAGCAGACGCTGCCCGGGCCGGTAGAAGTCGACGGTCCGATCGACCTGAACAACACGGCGACGGGCTGCTTCTTCCGGGGTCGTTTGGACGATCTGCGGGTTTATGGCCAGGCCCTACGGCCGGAACAGGCCGAGCAGTTGGCGCTGGAGTACCCTGCGCAAGTACTGCTGGCGACCCCTGGCAAGCGGTCGCGCGATCAGTACTCGCGGCTGCGGCAATACTACCTGACGAAGGTAGCGCCGGCCGACTGGCGCGGCGCCTACGCCGAGTTCAAGAAGCTCAGCGAGCAGAAGGAACTGCTGGAAGAACAGATCCCCACCACGATGGTGATGGCGGAAGCGGCCAAGCCGCGCGACACGTATCTACTTGGTCGTGGAGATTACACCAACAAAGTAGAGAAGGTGACCCCTGGGGTGCCCGCCATGCTGCCGCCGCTGCCGGCCGGAGCGAAGGCAGACCGGTTGGCCCTGGCACAGTGGCTGGTGAACCCCAACCATCCGCTCACTGCTCGTGTTGCGGTGAACCGTTATTGGCAGATGTACTTCGGCACAGGAATCGTGAAGACGTCGGAAGACTTCGGGTCGCAGGGTGAGCCGCCGGTCCATCCCGAGTTGCTCGACTGGCTGGCGACGGAGTTCATTCGGACGGGCTGGGACGTGAAGGGCATGCAGAGGCTCATCGTCACATCGGCAGCCTACCGGCAATCGTCGAAGGTGACTCCGGCGCTGCATGAGAAGGATCCGGAGAACCGGCTGCTGGCGCGTGGTCCGCGGTTCCGGCTGCAGGCCGAGATGATCCGGGACAATGCCCTGGCGGTCAGCGGACTATTGAAAGAGAAAGTCGGCGGGCCCAGCGTGCTGCCCTATCAGCCGGCCGGCCTGTGGGAAGAGCTTGCGTTCGGCGAGGCGTTCTCGGCGCAGGAGTACAAACAGGATCACGGCGACAAGCTCTACCGGCGCTCGATGTATACGTTCTGGAAACGCACCGTGCCGCCCGCGTCGCTGAACACTTTCGACGCACCGGATCGCGAGAAGTGTACCGCCCGCAGGGCAGTGACAAACACGCCGTTGCAGGCGCTGGTGACGCTGAACGACCCCACCTATGTAGAAGCTGCCCGAAATCTGGCGCAGGAACTGCTGGGGAAACCGGAGACCGATGACCAGCGCCTGCGTGACGCCTTCCAGCAAGTGACGGCGCGGCCGCCTTCGAAGGAAGAGTTGCAGGTGTTGCGAGCCTCGCTGCGGGGTGAGATGGCGACCTACAAGCAGAACAAGGCCAATGCCGAGGATCTGCTGAAGATCGGTGAATCGGCGGTGAACCGCAAGGTGGAGCCTGCCACCCTGGCCGCCTGGACCAACTTGTGCACGGTGTTGCTGAACCTGGACGAGACCATTACGAAGGAGTAGATGACATCATGAACCGCCGCGAACTCCTCACTCGATTGCCCATGGGCATTGGCGTGGCCGCGTTGTCGCACCTCTTCGGAGCCGAAACGAAGAAGGGGATTCCTGGTTTGCCGGGGTTGCCTCATTTTGCGGCGAAGGCCAAGCGGGTGATCCTTCTACACCAATCCGGCGGGCCTTCGCAGATGGACCTCTTCGACTACAAGCCGCAGATGAAGAACTACCAGGGTGTCGACCTGCCCAACAGCATACGGAACGGGCAGCGCATCACCGGCATGACTTCCGGCCAGGCAACGTTCCCCGTGGCTTCGTCGATGTTCCAATTCAAGCAGCACGGGCAGACCGGCACGTGGGTGAGTGAGCTTCTGCCGCATACGGCAAAGATCATCGACGATCTGGCGCTCATCAAGACGGTGCACACCGAGGCGATCAACCACGATCCGGCGATTACGTTCTTCCAGAGTGGCAGCCAACAACCGGGCCGGCCCAGCATCGGCGCATGGGTGAGCTATGGCTTGGGTAGCGAGAACGAGAACCTGCCTGCCTTTGTCGTGATGGTCAGCCAGGCGCACGCTTTGAACACCGATCAGCCTTTGTTTTCGCGGCTGTGGGGCAGCGGCTTCCTGCCGTCCAACTATCAGGGTGTGAAGTTCCGAGCCTCGGCCGATCCGGTGCTGTACCTCTCCGATCCAAGGGGCATTACGAAGCAGAACCGGCGGTCCATGCTGGATGCGATCGGGAAGCTGAACGAGATCAAATTCAAACAGGTGGGCGATCCGGAGATCGAGACGCGCATCACGCAGTATGAGATGGCGTACCGGATGCAGACGTCGGTGCCGGAACTGGTGGACCTGTCGAAAGAGCCGGAGAGCACCTTCGAGATGTACGGGCCGGAATCACGTAAGCCGGGTAGCTACGCGCGAAACTGCCTGCTGGCGCGGCGTCTGGCCGAGCGTGGCGTGCGCTTCATCCAGCTCTATCACCGTGGTTGGGACCAGCACAATGATCTGCCTCGGGATCTCGCGCTGCAATGCGGAGGCACCGACCAGCCGACGGCGGCGCTGGTGGCGGACCTGAAACAACGCGGCTTGCTGGACGACACGCTTGTGGTGTGGGGCGGGGAATTCGGCCGCACGGTCTATTGCCAGGGCCGCCTCAGCGAATCCAACTACGGGCGCGATCACCATCCCCGTAACTTCTGCATGTGGATGGCAGGTGGCGGCGTAAAGGCGGGCGTGCGGATTGGCGAGACGGACGACTTCAGCTACAACATCGTGAAGGATCCGGTGCATGTTCATGACATGCAGGCGACGATT includes:
- the gndA gene encoding NADP-dependent phosphogluconate dehydrogenase; this encodes MAEPISEIGLIGLAVMGQNFALNVADHGFPISVYNRTTATMEKFVAENPNTPGGLHGFATLGDFVASLKRPRRVMILVKAGAGTDAVINGLIPLLENGDIIIDGGNANWNDTIRREKDLKAKGLRFIGSGVSGGEEGARFGPSLMPGGDPAAYEFIRPIWEAVAAKVDEESGKPLEGAAPGKPIAGGVPCTTYIGPDGAGHYVKMVHNGIEYGDMQMICEAYALMTGVLGYSAPECAKVFAEWNKGVLDSFLIEITADILGQADPVTGKPIVDVILDTAGQKGTGKWTSVSALDMGVPAPTVAEAVFARCISAVKEERVAAAKILSGPTGKFDGDKAAMVQAIHDALYCSKICSYAQGFQLMREAQKEYKWTLHFGEISMIWRGGCIIRARFLQKIKEAYDRDAQLANLLLDPYFKSEIDRCQDNWRKVVSAAATYGVPAPTFFSALAYYDSYRAPRLPANLLQGQRDFFGAHTYERVDQPRGKFFHIDWPEPARPQLDI
- a CDS encoding DUF1501 domain-containing protein, with translation MNRRELLTRLPMGIGVAALSHLFGAETKKGIPGLPGLPHFAAKAKRVILLHQSGGPSQMDLFDYKPQMKNYQGVDLPNSIRNGQRITGMTSGQATFPVASSMFQFKQHGQTGTWVSELLPHTAKIIDDLALIKTVHTEAINHDPAITFFQSGSQQPGRPSIGAWVSYGLGSENENLPAFVVMVSQAHALNTDQPLFSRLWGSGFLPSNYQGVKFRASADPVLYLSDPRGITKQNRRSMLDAIGKLNEIKFKQVGDPEIETRITQYEMAYRMQTSVPELVDLSKEPESTFEMYGPESRKPGSYARNCLLARRLAERGVRFIQLYHRGWDQHNDLPRDLALQCGGTDQPTAALVADLKQRGLLDDTLVVWGGEFGRTVYCQGRLSESNYGRDHHPRNFCMWMAGGGVKAGVRIGETDDFSYNIVKDPVHVHDMQATILRCLGIDHKKLTYQFQGRHFRLTDVHGELVEPLLT
- a CDS encoding DUF1553 domain-containing protein → MRAIWIIAVLPGVLFAGSAKPVDFDREVRPILSDKCFKCHGPDEQTRKAGLRFDDRESAFGKGVITPGNSAESKLYKRVSHEKKGMRMPPPTSGMTLNENEIALIKRWIDEGAKWETHWAYQAPKHPTPPVTKRKNWARNPIDSFLLAKLESEGLPPSPEAARSTLIRRVTFDLTGLPPTPAEVAAFLKDKSPDAYEKVVDRLLASPRYGERMAMQWLDLARYADTHGYHIDSHRDMWPWRDWVISAFNRNLPFDQFTLWQLAGDLLPNATREQRVATGFNRNHMINFEGGAIPEEYQAEYVADRVETTSNVWMGTTLGCAKCHDHKYDPIRQKDFYRFGAFFNTLNEKGLDGQKGNAEPLLELPDETQGRQLAELKQTLQARMDQLPPEDLMVAQWAWEKASFDNANPVSPTEGLRAWYELDGNLTDISGHFRNGRVLKGDIVYAGGGPVNRAADIDASTQIRWPAGVLEPGKPFTLAFWFRIGRQKESKMFQQLEGQKGFEVGFGSPETLPRLRRGHHLEVRWFDGPAKEYQVRSDEWIEQGRLYHAAVVSDGKQVSLFLDGEPTKLIVEKQTLPGPVEVDGPIDLNNTATGCFFRGRLDDLRVYGQALRPEQAEQLALEYPAQVLLATPGKRSRDQYSRLRQYYLTKVAPADWRGAYAEFKKLSEQKELLEEQIPTTMVMAEAAKPRDTYLLGRGDYTNKVEKVTPGVPAMLPPLPAGAKADRLALAQWLVNPNHPLTARVAVNRYWQMYFGTGIVKTSEDFGSQGEPPVHPELLDWLATEFIRTGWDVKGMQRLIVTSAAYRQSSKVTPALHEKDPENRLLARGPRFRLQAEMIRDNALAVSGLLKEKVGGPSVLPYQPAGLWEELAFGEAFSAQEYKQDHGDKLYRRSMYTFWKRTVPPASLNTFDAPDREKCTARRAVTNTPLQALVTLNDPTYVEAARNLAQELLGKPETDDQRLRDAFQQVTARPPSKEELQVLRASLRGEMATYKQNKANAEDLLKIGESAVNRKVEPATLAAWTNLCTVLLNLDETITKE
- a CDS encoding GyrI-like domain-containing protein, whose amino-acid sequence is MPEPTVLSLAPQPALVMRARTAPDQIAAALTHCLPAVWNCAVERGATISGAPFTRYLNFDDQGLMEIEVGMPVLEAVEGRDPVLAVELPGGPCATLVHEGAYERLPATHMALDEWLELNRRQPAGPRWESYVTDPGNTPDPSNWRTLLAQPVVPE